From one Eptesicus fuscus isolate TK198812 chromosome 21, DD_ASM_mEF_20220401, whole genome shotgun sequence genomic stretch:
- the LOC103284865 gene encoding LOW QUALITY PROTEIN: membrane cofactor protein (The sequence of the model RefSeq protein was modified relative to this genomic sequence to represent the inferred CDS: inserted 3 bases in 2 codons): protein MFMPFFFFYGLTTFCEKNNSWYPVDDACNKRQCPXPNVPNGELYEQYEPQTGFQLDKDVHFYCSYGXLLCEAPGKIDNGKHTNSWRFVFEFNEVVSYTCDPSGGPQEYSFVGESKLTCSGPGKWNSDPPPCNVVQCEPPVLKYGKPLSEMKEKIFYKDEVAFECLKGFYFYGSKPPVSRYPGYPMPLESPPTEEIF, encoded by the exons AtgtttatgccttttttttttttttatggcctcACCACCTTTTGTGAGAAAAATAACTCATGGTACCCTGTTGATGACGCTTGTAACAAAAGGCAATGTC ACCCTAACGTTCCTAATGGTGAACTATATGAACAATATGAACCACAGACGGGCTTTCAACTTGATAAAGACGTTCACTTTTATTGCAGCTATGG GCTTTTGTGTGAAGCACCTGGGAAAATAGACAACGGAAAACACACGAATAGCTGGAGGTTTGTGTTTGAATTTAATGAAGTAGTGAGTTATACTTGTGACCCTTCAGGTGGACCTCAGGAGTATTCATTTGTTGGAGAGAGCAAGCTTACTTGTTCTGGGCCTGGCAAATGGAATAGTGACCCTCCTCCATGTAACGTGGTACAGTGTGAACCGCCAGTACTCAAATATGGAAAACCattgtcagaaatgaaagaaaaaattttctACAAAGATGAGGTTGCATTTGAATGCCTGAAGGGTTTCTACTTTTATGGCAGCAAACCTCCAGTTTCAAGATATCCAGGATATCCCATGCCTCTTGAATCACCACCAACTGAAGAGATTTTCTAA